GTCGATCCCGCCGCTCGCCGCGGCCGCCGGCATCCCCGCCGCACTCGCGCTGCCGGCCGTGCTGCTCGCCGTGCTCGCGGTCGCGTGCGGCCTCGGCATCGTCGACCCGCCCCGGCCCGCGCGCGGAGAGGGCGCCCCGGCGGCCGTGAACCCCTACCGGGCGAACGGCGCGCTCTGGCGCATCCACGGCGTCTCGGCCCTGCTGGTGCTGCCGCAGTTCACGCTATCGACGTTCGGCCTGGTCTGGCTCATCGCCGACCAGAGCTGGGATCCGGTCGCCGCCGGCGTGCTCGTCGCGCTCGCCCAGTTCGCCGGGGCGTTCGGCAGGATCGCGGTGGGCGTGCTCAGCGACCGCGTCGGCTCGCGGCTGCGCCCGCTGCGGTGGGTCTCCGCGGTCGGCATCGTCGCCCTGCTGCTGCTCGCCGGCACCAGCGCGGTGCACGCGGGTGTCGCGGTCGCGGCGGTCCTCTTCATCGCCGCGACGACGATCTCGGTCGCCGACAACGGGCTCGCCTTCACCTCGGTCGCAGAGATCGCGGGACCCTCGTGGTCGGGGCGCGCGCTCGGCGCGCAGAACACCGGGCAGTTCGCGGCCGCGGCGATCGCCGCACCGGCCGTGGGGGCGCTGATCGGCCTGGTCGGCTACCCGCTGGCGTTCGCGGCGGTCGCCCTGGCCCCGGCGATCGCCCTCCCGCTGGTCCCGTCCCCGTCGCGCGAGGAGTCGCTGCAGAACGTCGGCTGAGGGCGCTCGTCGCGCGCGAGGGTGCCCGCGGCGCGGTCCCGGCCGGCGTTCTGCGCGCGGGCAAGCCCCTCGGCGCCGCCGACGACCCGGTCTAGCGTGGAGGAATGGCCGAACGACTGCGCTCGAGTGTCAGCCCCTACCTCCGCTCGCACGCGGACAATCCCGTCGACTGGTTCCCCTGGGGCGAGGAGGCGTTCGCCGAGGCGGTGCGCCGCGATGTGCCCGTGCTCGTCTCGATCGGCTACGCGACCTGCCACTGGTGCCACGTGATGGCCCGCGAGTCCTTCTCGGACCCGGTGCTCGCCGCACGGCTGAACTCCGGCTTCGTCGCCGTGAAGGTCGACCGCGAGGAGCACCCCGACGTCGACACGGCCTACCTCACCGCCGCGAGCGCGTTCACGCGCCACCTCGGCTGGCCGCTCACCGTCTTCACCACGCCCGGCGGCGAGGCGTTCTACGCGGGCACCTACTTCCCGCCGCGCGCGGTCGGCGGCACGCCCGCCTTCTCGGACGTCCTCGACGCCGTGTCCGAGGCGTGGCGCCTGCGCCGCGACGAGGTGCACGCGACCGCCGGCTCGCTGGCCACCGCCCTCCGCGAGGCCACCGCCGAGCGCCCCGCCTCGCCCGGCCTCCCCGACGACGCGGCGCTCGACGCCGCCGTCCGGTGGCTCGCGGAGGAGGAGGACCGCGAGCACGGCGGCTTCGGCGGCGCCCCCAAGTTCCCCGTCGCGCCGGTGCTCGGCTTCCTCGCCTCGCGGCCCTCGGGCGCCGCGCTGGCCGAGCGCACCCTCCTCACCCTCGCCCGCTCGCCGCTGCGCG
The genomic region above belongs to Rathayibacter sp. VKM Ac-2759 and contains:
- a CDS encoding MFS transporter; amino-acid sequence: MSRTPRPWLMLSLGVGAQAATTVFVSVPPFLIPLLHTEYGYSLAQAGLLASAPNVGLVLTLVAWGALADRYGERLVIAIGVGATALAAVAAMLTGDLIALGAFLLLGGMASGSVNAASGRVVIGWFPRHRRGLAMGIRQMSQPLGVAVASLSIPPLAAAAGIPAALALPAVLLAVLAVACGLGIVDPPRPARGEGAPAAVNPYRANGALWRIHGVSALLVLPQFTLSTFGLVWLIADQSWDPVAAGVLVALAQFAGAFGRIAVGVLSDRVGSRLRPLRWVSAVGIVALLLLAGTSAVHAGVAVAAVLFIAATTISVADNGLAFTSVAEIAGPSWSGRALGAQNTGQFAAAAIAAPAVGALIGLVGYPLAFAAVALAPAIALPLVPSPSREESLQNVG